The Benincasa hispida cultivar B227 chromosome 11, ASM972705v1, whole genome shotgun sequence genome has a segment encoding these proteins:
- the LOC120090059 gene encoding 3-dehydroquinate synthase homolog produces the protein MGMALLCSSSPVSPFLSKQRISYYHKTPENLTLRPLISRDFGEAYAGECKSSNVSRLQCSYASLPSAMSPTEASKGVWIWSECQQVMTAAVERGWSTFIFSPHNTELADEWSSIALIHPLFIKENGVFDGEGRLIASVVEVSNPQQLEQLQPANASADIVVVDLQDWQIIPAENIVAAFQGSQKTVFAISKTPIEAQIFLEALEHGLGGVILKVEDPEAVFQLKDYFDRRNEASNLLSLTKATITQIHVAGMGDRVCVDLCSLMRPGEGLLVGSYARGLFLVHSECLESNYIASRPFRVNAGPVHAYVAVPGGKTSYLSELHAGKEVIVVDQEGRQRTAIVGRVKIETRQLILVQAKRDSDEQTPYSILLQNAETVALVCPGRGNEKKSIPVTSLKVGDEVFLRLQGEARHTGIEIQEFIVEK, from the exons ATGGGCATGGCCTTGCTCTGTTCCTCCTCGCCTGTTTCTCCATTTCTTTCCAAACAGCGCATCAGCTACTACCACAAAACACCAG AGAATTTAACACTTCGGCCCCTAATTTCGAGGGATTTTGGCGAAGCCTATGCTGGTGAATGTAAATCTTCGAATGTGAGTCGTTTACAGTGTTCTTACGCTTCCTTGCCCTCTGCAATGTCTCCGACTGAGGCGTCCAAGGGGGTATGGATTTGGAGTGAGTGTCAGCAGGTTATGACGGCTGCGGTTGAGAGGGGATGGAGCACCTTCATCTTCTCGCCTCATAATACGGAGCTTGCTGATGAATGGTCTT CAATTGCACTAATACATCCTCTTTTTATCAAAGAGAATGGAGTTTTTGATGGAGAGGGTAGACTAATTGCCTCAGTCGTTGAGGTCTCTAACCCCCAGCAGTTGGAGCAGCTTCAACCAGCAAATGCATCTGCAgacattgttgttgttgatTTACAAGACTGGCAG ATAATACCTGCAGAGAATATTGTTGCAGCGTTTCAGGGGAGTCAGAAAACAGTGTTTGCCATCTCGAAAACTCCTATTGAAGCTCAAATCTTCCTTGAG GCGCTTGAACATGGTCTGGGCGGAGttattttgaaagttgaagatCCTGAAGCTGTTTTTCAGCTAAAG GACTATTTTGACAGAAGAAATGAAGCTAGTAATCTTCTGAGCTTGACTAAGGCTACTATTACTCAAATTCATGTTGCTGGAATGGGAGATCGAGTTTGTGTCGATCTCTGTAGTCTCATGAGACCCGGCGAAGGGCTTCTT GTCGGGTCCTATGCCAGAGGACTGTTCCTTGTTCACTCGGAATGCTTAGAATCAAATTACATTGCTAGCCGGCCTTTTCGTGTCAATGCT GGACCTGTCCATGCCTATGTAGCTGTCCCGGGAGGGAAAACTAGCTACCTTTCCGAGTTACATGCAGGCAAAGAGGTAATTGTAGTTGATCAAGAAGGCAGACAACGAACCGCTATTGTTGGACGTGTAAAGATCGAGACCAGGCAGCTGATCCTTGTCCAGGCAAAG AGAGATTCAGATGAGCAAACTCCTTACAGCATCCTTCTGCAGAATGCGGAAACAGTTGCCTTAGTCTGCCCTGGTCGAG GAAATGAGAAGAAATCGATCCCTGTTACCTCACTTAAAGTTGGTGATGAAGTGTTCTTGAGATTGCAAGGAGAAGCAAGACATACAGGAATTGAAATCCAAGAGTTTATCGTGGAGAAATGA